The proteins below are encoded in one region of Apium graveolens cultivar Ventura chromosome 4, ASM990537v1, whole genome shotgun sequence:
- the LOC141721347 gene encoding protein TORNADO 1, with product MTTNQNQTDLQQALTAINSKNLALQNVTFYLCQQVSCCHQETENSIIINISEEAFSYFSIFLVALQNTKSSLQIIEFYHVAWELQQVKKLRDLLDSSFNVKQLVFQRNKFTIKCFSEISDVLKKNGVIKDIRFSESSIGSVGASLLASALKQNSSLEELQIWEDSIGSKGAEELSKMIEANATLKLLTVFDSNSITATPLISAVLARNRSMEVHIWTGEQGEKISKVVEFVHASSTLRIYRLDTSGACRVACALGWNSTVKSLDMTGVRLKSRWAREFRWVLEQNRSLKEVNLSRTCLKDKGIVYVAAGLFKNQSLESLYLDGNWFGGVGVEHLLCPLSRFGALQNQANITLKSVSIGGGRTKFGRNGLSAIMQMLTTNQSVIRLGIYDDESLRPEDIIKIFKSLETNATLKFLSLRGCKGVDGDLVLQTVLGILQVNPWIEDIDLTRTPLQNSGKTEGISLKLGQNGRSEPDTDLLKDMTMTVPKSCRVFLCGQDYAGKTTLCNSLLHNLSSSKPPYINQVRTIGNPLEHAVKTTGIKIKSYKDEDTKISIWNLAGQHELCSLHDLMFPGHGSASLFIIVASLFRRPSNREPKSPTEIEEELQYWLRFIVSNSGRAVQQCMLPNVTAVLTHTDKINQIDNLQGTINAIQGLRDKFMGYIEFYPTVFTVDARSSGMVSKLAHHVKKTSKTVLERVPRVYELCNDLIQVLSDWRSENYNKPVMRWKDFSDICQLKVSSLRVRSRFDNKEKVEMRRRAVALCLHHIGEVIYFDELGFVILDCEWFCCEVLGQLTKLDAGKQNSAEHNGFLSRKELEKILKGSLHSQIPGMGSKVFENLEASDLVSMMMKLELCYEQDPSDPNSLLLIPSTLEEGRGRTPRWVSSTPDCVYAGRHLECDDSSHMFLTPSFFPRLQVHLQNKITRLKSQYTATYSLEKNLILININGMYIRIELGGKFGYYIDVLFCSTKSLTEIMRLFQQVILPAIQSQCHSVTLTENIIRLECVKNLTPPRYRKTQAIPLQQLKQAMLSVPAESIYDYQHTWGSISESGQTILGAGFDLARDLLSDDDFREVLHRRYHDLYNLAVELQVPLDNNLEGTAPSSSNSEQADSNVDPTFVGIAKGVEEVLQRLKIIEQEIRDVKQEIQGLRVFEHRLLYELHHKVNYLVNYNVQLEERKVPNMFYFVRTENYSRRLVTTVISGMHALRLHMLCEYRGEMHVVEEQIGCEIMQVDNNSVKCLAPYMKKFMKLLTFALKIGAHLAAGMGEMIPDLSREVARLIESPMLGAGAGTGAGAGAAAAGIVGAAAIGGSWGLNRSKGDNQQDLRSAQQWVIDFLREQRCSTGKQIAEKFGLWRIRYRDNGLVAWVCARHIYTRANEIVQLPV from the exons ATGACAACAAATCAGAACCAAACAGATTTACAACAAGCTCTCACCGCTATAAACTCGAAAAATCTGGCCCTGCAGAATGTTACCTTCTACCTTTGTCAACAAGTTTCATGTTGCCATCAAGAAACTGAAAATTCCATTATTATTAACATCTCCGAGGAAGCGTTTTCGTATTTCTCAATTTTCCTGGTAGCTTTACAAAACACTAAATCATCCTTGCAGATCATAGAGTTTTACCATGTTGCATGGGAGTTGCAACAAGTAAAAAAACTCAGGGACTTGCTTGACAGTTCCTTTAATGTAAAGCAACTAGTGTTTCAAAGAAACAAGTTCACAATAAAATGCTTTTCGGAGATATCAGATGTTTTGAAGAAAAATGGAGTGATTAAGGATATTAGGTTTTCTGAGTCCTCTATTGGTTCAGTTGGAGCTAGCCTTCTTGCTTCTGCTCTTAAGCAAAATAGCAGCTTAGAAGAGTTGCAGATATGGGAAGACTCAATTGGATCTAAGGGTGCAGAAGAACTCTCTAAAATGATTGAAGCTAATGCCACATTGAAGCTACTCACAGTATTTGACTCAAACTCAATCACAGCAACCCCACTCATTTCTGCAGTTCTAGCAAGGAACAGATCCATGGAAGTTCACATTTGGACTGGTGAACAAGGAGAAAAAATCTCCAAGGTGGTTGAATTTGTACATGCCAGCAGCACTTTACGGATATACCGCCTTGACACCTCTGGTGCTTGTAGGGTTGCTTGTGCTTTGGGTTGGAATTCAACGGTAAAATCTCTTGATATGACTGGGGTCAGACTGAAATCTCGGTGGGCTAGGGAGTTCCGCTGGGTTCTGGAACAAAACCGCAGCCTCAAAGAGGTAAATTTATCAAGAACTTGTTTAAAAGACAAGGGAATTGTGTATGTTGCAGCTGGACTATTCAAAAACCAGAGTCTGGAGAGCTTGTATCTTGATGGGAACTGGTTTGGTGGTGTTGGTGTTGAACACTTGCTATGCCCATTGAGCAGATTTGGTGCTTTGCAAAACCAAGCAAACATAACTCTCAAGTCCGTGTCTATTGGTGGAGGAAGGACAAAATTTGGAAGGAATGGTCTTTCTGCCATCATGCAGATGCTGACAACCAACCAGAGTGTGATCCGTTTAGGAATATATGACGATGAGAGTTTAAGGCCAGAAGATATCATTAAAATTTTCAAGAGCCTTGAGACGAACGCCACATTAAAGTTTTTGTCATTAAGAGGTTGCAAAGGGGTTGATGGTGACTTAGTGTTACAGACAGTACTTGGAATTTTACAAGTAAACCCTTGGATAGAGGACATTGATCTTACAAGAACTCCGCTACAGAATTCTGGAAAGACAGAAGGTATAAGCCTGAAGCTGGGTCAGAATGGAAGAAGTGAGCCTGATACTGATTTACTAAAGGACATGACTATGACAGTGCCCAAGAGTTGTCGAGTCTTCCTCTGTGGGCAAGACTATGCCG GGAAAACTACTCTGTGCAATTCTCTGTTGCATAACCTTTCTTCTTCAAAACCACCTTACATTAATCAAGTAAGAACTATTGGTAATCCACTTGAGCATGCTGTCAAAACAACAGGAATTAAGATAAAGAGCTACAAAGATGAAGACACAAAGATTTCAATATGGAACCTTGCTGGTCAGCACGAGCTATGTTCTCTCCATGACCTCATGTTCCCAGGTCATGGAAGTGCGTCGCTCTTTATAATTGTAGCCAGTTTGTTCAGGAGACCTAGCAATAGAGAGCCAAAATCCCCGACGGAAATAGAAGAAGAACTCCAGTATTGGCTAAGATTCATTGTTTCTAACTCAGGACGAGCGGTCCAGCAGTGTATGCTACCAAATGTCACTGCTGTGCTAACACATACTGACAAAATCAATCAAATAGATAATTTGCAGGGGACTATAAATGCAATTCAGGGATTGAGAGATAAGTTTATGGGGTATATAGAATTCTATCCAACTGTATTCACTGTTGATGCAAGATCATCTGGGATGGTAAGTAAACTCGCTCATCATGTCAAGAAAACAAGCAAAACTGTTCTTGAAAGAGTTCCCCGAGTTTATGAGCTTTGCAATGATTTAATTCAAGTACTGTCAGACTGGAGGTCAGAAAATTACAACAAGCCAGTGATGAGATGGAAGGACTTTTCTGACATATGCCAGCTTAAGGTTTCATCCTTAAGAGTTCGATCAAGATTTGATAACAAAGAAAAGGTGGAGATGAGGAGGAGGGCCGTTGCTTTGTGTTTACATCATATAGGCGAGGTGATTTATTTTGATGAACTGGGGTTTGTAATCTTGGACTGTGAGTGGTTTTGTTGTGAAGTACTAGGTCAGCTAACAAAATTGGATGCTGGGAAGCAAAACTCAGCTGAACATAATGGATTTTTAAGTAGGAAAGAGTTGGAGAAGATTCTTAAAGGTAGTTTACATAGCCAGATTCCAGGGATGGGCTCTAAGGTTTTTGAGAACTTGGAAGCTAGTGATCTTGTGAGCATGATGATGAAACTAGAATTATGTTATGAACAAGATCCATCAGATCCAAATTCATTGCTATTGATCCCGTCAACACTTGAAGAAGGCAGGGGAAGAACACCGAGATGGGTGTCAAGCACACCTGACTGTGTATATGCAGGGAGACATCTCGAGTGTGATGATTCCAGCCACATGTTCCTTACTCCAAGCTTCTTCCCTCGCTTGCAG GTGCATCTGCAGAACAAAATTACGAGGCTGAAGAGCCAATACACAGCAACATACAGTTTAGAGAAGAACCTTATATTAATAAACATTAATGGCATGTACATCAGAATTGAGCTTGGAGGAAAGTTTGGTTACTATATTGACGTACTCTTTTGCTCCACCAAAAGCTTGACAGAAATTATGAGACTGTTCCAACAGGTTATACTTCCAGCTATCCAAAGCCAATGCCACAGTGTCACATTGACAGAAAATATCATCCGTTTAGAATGTGTTAAAAATCTAACGCCTCCAAGATACAGAAAAACACAAGCCATACCTTTACAACAACTGAAGCAGGCAATGCTCTCGGTCCCTGCAGAAAGTATATATGATTACCAGCACACCTGGGGCTCAATCTCAGAATCAGGGCAAACTATTTTAGGAGCAGGATTTGATTTAGCTCGTGACCTCCTATCTGATGATGACTTCCGGGAAGTACTTCACAGGAGGTATCATGATTTATACAACCTAGCAGTAGAACTACAAGTCCCACTAGACAACAACCTAGAAGGAACTGCACCTTCTTCATCTAACAGTGAACAAGCAGATAGTAATGTGGATCCGACATTTGTAGGAATTGCCAAGGGTGTCGAGGAAGTTCTGCAGAGACTGAAGATCATAGAACAAGAAATCAGAGATGTGAAGCAGGAAATTCAAGGTTTGAGAGTGTTTGAGCACCGACTTCTATATGAGCTGCATCACAAAGTAAATTATCTAGTGAACTACAATGTGCAACTTGAAGAAAGAAAAGTACCGAACATGTTCTATTTTGTGAGAACAGAAAACTACTCAAGGAGACTGGTGACAACTGTAATATCAGGCATGCATGCATTAAGGCTGCACATGTTATGTGAATACCGAGGAGAAATGCATGTGGTGGAAGAACAGATTGGATGTGAAATAATGCAGGTGGATAACAATTCTGTTAAGTGTTTGGCTCCGTACATGAAGAAGTTCATGAAATTGTTAACATTTGCCTTAAAGATAGGAGCCCATTTAGCAGCAGGGATGGGAGAAATGATACCTGATCTTAGCAGGGAAGTTGCGCGCCTTATAGAATCTCCAATGCTTGGTGCAGGCGCCGGTACAGGTGCAGGTGCAGGTGCAGCAGCTGCCGGAATCGTGGGGGCAGCAGCTATTGGTGGGAGTTGGGGGTTGAACAGAAGCAAGGGGGACAATCAGCAAGACCTGAGATCAGCACAACAGTGGGTGATCGACTTCTTAAGGGAGCAAAGATGCTCCACAGGGAAACAAATTGCAGAGAAATTTGGATTGTGGAGGATTAGGTACAGGGACAATGGCCTCGTTGCTTGGGTATGTGCAAGGCATATATACACCAGAGCAAATGAAATTGTTCAACTCCCAGTTTGA
- the LOC141721348 gene encoding FRIGIDA-like protein 2 gives MGTTMKAISAAMKLIDVKKQNLKKAFEDLQSHSSSLSSFTLTWSHIDSHFTSLHSSLQHQFQFLQTLESQSPSIPPNSTPARPQLKSLCQNMDAIGLRSYIISNPRDRDSIRLELADAFASCRDPGALVLDTMSGFSSTNDVELRRSCVMFLEELMVLKTEIKGEAREKAMILAIDCKEMLSGVTSINNNIFGLLGFLLLVAVYGLRHAFSVDELMDYVVVVAKNKIAVQLCRLLDFGDNIAGIIEKLISKGNQLIAVKFIFEFEMTKQFPPVPLLEEYAKESKSLVQKIRMSGDVNSQKMRDATLNELDKLKSVVKCVEDYKLASEFPKLNVLMQRIRNLEREKSNRKRAGAASASVFGKQPKLQKKNIMNHSQTSEQADPVTVTKRDNMSEKQLKLQKETVINHLQPADPASVTTRDTASVTTKNTANLTIPENVVTSAIPSYQQTATYAAAPIGPYGMATSNPDTHPYAAAHIEPYVMASSNPETHLYAAAHIEPYAMTSTYNGNPAFYPSGSQIPGETFEMSLYEQSGPPMGFNGNIPATSSGLYPPVSQMPSGYNVGNTAYGGYGWAPEYHPSYYPQ, from the exons ATGGGGACGACAATGAAAGCAATATCAGCAGCGATGAAGCTAATCGACGTGAAGAAACAAAACCTAAAAAAAGCCTTCGAAGATTTACAATCACATTCCTCTTCTCTCTCCTCTTTCACTCTCACCTGGTCCCACATTGACTCTCACTTCACTTCTCTCCATTCCTCTCTTCAACACCAATTCCAATTCCTCCAAACCCTAGAATCACAATCCCCTTCAATTCCCCCAAATTCAACCCCTGCTCGTCCTCAGCTCAAATCACTTTGCCAGAACATGGACGCAATTGGCCTTAGAAGCTACATTATCAGTAACCCGAGAGACCGCGATTCCATTCGTCTTGAACTGGCCGATGCTTTTGCGTCTTGTCGTGATCCCGGTGCGCTTGTTCTCGACACGATGAGTGGGTTTAGTTCGACTAATGATGTTGAGTTGAGGCGTAGTTGTGTTATGTTTTTGGAGGAATTGATGGTACTTAAGACGGAGATTAAGGGCGAGGCGAGGGAGAAGGCGATGATTTTGGCGATTGATTGTAAAGAAATGCTTAGTGGTGTTACtagtattaataataatattttcgGTTTGCTTGGCTTTTTGCTGCTTGTTGCGGTTTATGGTTTGCGCCATGCTTTTAGTGTTGATGAGCTGATGGAttatgttgttgttgttgctaAGAATAAGATTGCGGTTCAGTTGTGTCGGTTGCTCGATTTTGGTGATAATATTGCTG GTATTATTGAGAAACTCATCAGTAAAGGCAATCAATTAATTGCTGTGAAGTTTATATTTGAATTCGAGATGACTAAACAGTTTCCACCGGTACCTTTATTAGAGGAATATGCAAAGGAGTCCAAGTCTCTTGTTCAGAAAATTCGTATGAGTGGGGATGTAAATAGTCAGAAAATG AGAGATGCCACTTTGAATGAACTGGATAAATTGAAATCTGTTGTCAAATGTGTAGAGGATTACAAGCTTGCTTCTGAGTTCCCAAAGCTTAATGTCCTCATGCAGCGCATTCGGAACCTAGAGAGAGAGAAATCAAACAGGAAACGTGCTGGAGCAGCCTCTGCTTCTGTCTTCGGAAAGCAACCAAAGCTACAGAAGAAAAACATTATGAATCATTCCCAAACAAGTGAACAAGCTGATCCAGTTACTGTTACTAAAAGAGATAATATGTCTGAAAAGCAATTAAAGCTACAAAAGGAAACTGTAATTAATCATCTCCAACCAGCTGATCCAGCTAGTGTCACAACAAGAGATACTGCTAGTGTCACAACAAAGAATACTGCAAACTTAACAATCCCTGAAAATGTTGTTACTTCAGCTATCCCATCATATCAGCAAACTGCTACATATGCTGCAGCACCCATTGGGCCCTATGGAATGGCTACCTCTAATCCGGACACTCATCCATATGCTGCTGCACACATTGAGCCCTATGTAATGGCTAGCTCTAATCCTGAGACTCATTTATATGCTGCTGCACACATTGAGCCTTATGCAATGACCAGCACTTATAATGGAAATCCAGCTTTCTATCCATCAGGATCACAAATACCAGGTGAAACATTTGAAATGAGCCTATATGAGCAGTCAGGGCCTCCTATGGGTTTCAATGGCAACATACCCGCTACTAGTTCAGGTCTCTACCCTCCAGTATCGCAGATGCCATCTGGTTATAATGTTGGAAACACTGCTTATGGTGGATATGGTTGGGCACCTGAATACCATCCGTCTTACTACCCTCAGTAG
- the LOC141717244 gene encoding heavy metal-associated isoprenylated plant protein 47-like, which yields MQQKIVIKVRSHCKKCRSKALAMAAMESGVISVALEGEKKDQVVVIGDGVDAAGLTSSMRKKLGYASLELVQEIILEDPVKEA from the exons ATGCAGCAAAAGATCGTTATTAAGGTACGTTCACACTGCAAGAAATGTAGGTCCAAGGCACTGGCAATGGCTGCCATGGAATCAG GTGTGATATCAGTGGCATTGGAAGGGGAAAAGAAAGACCAAGTAGTTGTGATCGGAGATGGGGTTGATGCAGCGGGTTTGACAAGCTCAATGAGAAAGAAACTGGGGTACGCGAGCTTGGAGCTTGTTCAGGAGATAATATTGGAGGATCCTGTGAAAGAAGCTTAA